The Mustela lutreola isolate mMusLut2 chromosome 3, mMusLut2.pri, whole genome shotgun sequence genome includes a region encoding these proteins:
- the KLHL38 gene encoding kelch-like protein 38 isoform X2, translated as MDEESPDGLLFKDHDFSSDLLRQLNGLRQNRLLTDVSICAGTWEVPCHRSVLASSSPYFRAMFCSNFRERSEAKVQLKGIDPTTLDQIISYVYTGEVPITAENVLPLMEAASMLQYPKLLEACSSYLQSQLTPSNCLGMIRLSEILSCETLKKKAREVALTCFPEVAASADLKELCALELRDYLGDDGLCGEEEKVFEALMVWIKHDLQARKRHVQELFKQVRLQYIHPAFFHHFIANDALLQSSPSCQTILEVAKKQMFATYSTTSAPDLQPTWHVPPRTSYQDFLIVLGGRKDNQQTTRDVLLYNRQTNQWQNLAKLPTRLYKASAVTLHRSIYVLGGMAVGSGKNVPSHNVYIYSLKLNQWRLGQPMLVARYSHRSTAHKNFIFSIGGIGEGQEVMGSMERYNSIFNIWESMASMPVGVLHPAVAVKDQRLYLFGGEDIMQNPVRLIQVYHISRNTWFKMETRMIKNVCAPAVVLREKIVIVGGSRSLLSLEKVTSDTSSTSQAVRFDLSSDWSHQQRTTQMTLPPS; from the exons ATGGATGAGGAGTCGCCAGATGGACTGCTCTTCAAAGACCACGACTTCTCCTCTGACTTATTAAGGCAGCTCAATGGCTTGAGGCAAAACAGGCTGCTGACTGATGTGAGCATCTGTGCAGGGACCTGGGAGGTCCCCTGCCATCGAAGTGTGCTGGCCTCCAGCAGCCCCTACTTCCGGGCCATGTTCTGCAGCAACTTTCGGGAGAGAAGCGAGGCCAAAGTCCAGCTGAAAGGCATTGACCCCACGACTCTGGACCAGATCATCTCATATGTGTACACAGGGGAGGTGCCCATCACGGCTGAGAACGTCCTGCCTTTGATGGAGGCAGCCTCCATGCTGCAATACCCCAAGCTACTGGAGGCCTGCTCCTCCTACCTCCAGAGCCAGCTGACCCCCAGCAACTGCCTGGGCATGATCCGACTCTCTGAAATCTTGAGTTGTGAGACCCTCAAGAAGAAAGCCAGGGAGGTGGCCCTGACATGTTTCCCTGAGGTGGCTGCCTCGGCCGACCTGAAGGAGCTCTGTGCTTTGGAATTGAGAGACTACCTGGGGGACGACGGGCTTTGTGGAGAGGAGGAAAAGGTGTTCGAGGCCCTCATGGTTTGGATCAAGCATGACCTCCAGGCCCGGAAACGACACGTGCAGGAGCTATTCAAGCAGGTCAGGCTTCAGTATATCCACCCGGCCTTCTTCCACCACTTCATCGCCAACGATGCCCTCCTGCAGTCCTCGCCCTCGTGCCAGACCATCCTGGAGGTGGCCAAGAAGCAGATGTTTGCCACGTACAGCACCACCAGTGCCCCAGACCTCCAGCCTACATGGCACGTCCCCCCAAGAACCTCTTACCAGGATTTTCTCATCGTCTTGGGTGGGAGGAAGGACAACCAGCAGACCACCAGGGATGTTCTACTGTACAACAGACAGACCAACCAGTGGCAGAATCTGGCTAAACTCCCAACCCGCCTATATAAGGCCTCAGCCGTCACCTTGCACCGCAGCATCTACGTGCTAGGAGGCATGGCTGTTGGCTCAGGGAAGAACGTGCCCAGCCACAACGTCTACATCTACTCCCTGAAGCTCAACCAATGGAGGCTGGGGCAGCCCATGCTGGTGGCCCGCTACTCCCATAGAAGCACTGCCCATAAGAACTTCATCTTCTCCATTGGGGGCATCGGAGAAGGGCAGGAGGTCATGGGCTCCATGGAGAGATACAACAGCATCTTCAACATCTGGGAGAGTATGGCCAGCATGCCTGTGGGGGTTCTCCACCCTGCGGTTGCTGTGAAAGACCAAAGACTCTACCTTTTTGGGGGAGAGGACATCATGCAGAATCCTGTACGCCTTATCCAG GTTTATCACATTTCCAGAAACACATGGTTCAAAATGGAGACAAGGATGATCAAGAATGTGTGTGCCCCTGCCGTGGTGCTTCGGGAGAAGATTGTTATCGTAGGAG GCTCTCGATCCCTCCTCTCCCTGGAAAAGGTGACCAGCGACACCTCCAGCACCTCACAGGCAGTGCGTTTTGATCTGTCATCGGACTGGAGCCATCAGCAGCGCACCACACAGATGACCCTCCCTCCATCTTGA
- the KLHL38 gene encoding kelch-like protein 38 isoform X1 produces the protein MDEESPDGLLFKDHDFSSDLLRQLNGLRQNRLLTDVSICAGTWEVPCHRSVLASSSPYFRAMFCSNFRERSEAKVQLKGIDPTTLDQIISYVYTGEVPITAENVLPLMEAASMLQYPKLLEACSSYLQSQLTPSNCLGMIRLSEILSCETLKKKAREVALTCFPEVAASADLKELCALELRDYLGDDGLCGEEEKVFEALMVWIKHDLQARKRHVQELFKQVRLQYIHPAFFHHFIANDALLQSSPSCQTILEVAKKQMFATYSTTSAPDLQPTWHVPPRTSYQDFLIVLGGRKDNQQTTRDVLLYNRQTNQWQNLAKLPTRLYKASAVTLHRSIYVLGGMAVGSGKNVPSHNVYIYSLKLNQWRLGQPMLVARYSHRSTAHKNFIFSIGGIGEGQEVMGSMERYNSIFNIWESMASMPVGVLHPAVAVKDQRLYLFGGEDIMQNPVRLIQVYHISRNTWFKMETRMIKNVCAPAVVLREKIVIVGGYTRRILAYDPQSNKFVKCADMKDRRMHHGATVMGNKLYVTGGRRLTTDCSIEDLASFDCYDPETDTWTSQGQLPHKLFDHACLTLQCIPHTPTFP, from the exons ATGGATGAGGAGTCGCCAGATGGACTGCTCTTCAAAGACCACGACTTCTCCTCTGACTTATTAAGGCAGCTCAATGGCTTGAGGCAAAACAGGCTGCTGACTGATGTGAGCATCTGTGCAGGGACCTGGGAGGTCCCCTGCCATCGAAGTGTGCTGGCCTCCAGCAGCCCCTACTTCCGGGCCATGTTCTGCAGCAACTTTCGGGAGAGAAGCGAGGCCAAAGTCCAGCTGAAAGGCATTGACCCCACGACTCTGGACCAGATCATCTCATATGTGTACACAGGGGAGGTGCCCATCACGGCTGAGAACGTCCTGCCTTTGATGGAGGCAGCCTCCATGCTGCAATACCCCAAGCTACTGGAGGCCTGCTCCTCCTACCTCCAGAGCCAGCTGACCCCCAGCAACTGCCTGGGCATGATCCGACTCTCTGAAATCTTGAGTTGTGAGACCCTCAAGAAGAAAGCCAGGGAGGTGGCCCTGACATGTTTCCCTGAGGTGGCTGCCTCGGCCGACCTGAAGGAGCTCTGTGCTTTGGAATTGAGAGACTACCTGGGGGACGACGGGCTTTGTGGAGAGGAGGAAAAGGTGTTCGAGGCCCTCATGGTTTGGATCAAGCATGACCTCCAGGCCCGGAAACGACACGTGCAGGAGCTATTCAAGCAGGTCAGGCTTCAGTATATCCACCCGGCCTTCTTCCACCACTTCATCGCCAACGATGCCCTCCTGCAGTCCTCGCCCTCGTGCCAGACCATCCTGGAGGTGGCCAAGAAGCAGATGTTTGCCACGTACAGCACCACCAGTGCCCCAGACCTCCAGCCTACATGGCACGTCCCCCCAAGAACCTCTTACCAGGATTTTCTCATCGTCTTGGGTGGGAGGAAGGACAACCAGCAGACCACCAGGGATGTTCTACTGTACAACAGACAGACCAACCAGTGGCAGAATCTGGCTAAACTCCCAACCCGCCTATATAAGGCCTCAGCCGTCACCTTGCACCGCAGCATCTACGTGCTAGGAGGCATGGCTGTTGGCTCAGGGAAGAACGTGCCCAGCCACAACGTCTACATCTACTCCCTGAAGCTCAACCAATGGAGGCTGGGGCAGCCCATGCTGGTGGCCCGCTACTCCCATAGAAGCACTGCCCATAAGAACTTCATCTTCTCCATTGGGGGCATCGGAGAAGGGCAGGAGGTCATGGGCTCCATGGAGAGATACAACAGCATCTTCAACATCTGGGAGAGTATGGCCAGCATGCCTGTGGGGGTTCTCCACCCTGCGGTTGCTGTGAAAGACCAAAGACTCTACCTTTTTGGGGGAGAGGACATCATGCAGAATCCTGTACGCCTTATCCAG GTTTATCACATTTCCAGAAACACATGGTTCAAAATGGAGACAAGGATGATCAAGAATGTGTGTGCCCCTGCCGTGGTGCTTCGGGAGAAGATTGTTATCGTAGGAG GTTACACAAGGAGGATTCTTGCTTATGACCCTCAATCCAACAAATTTGTCAAGTGTGCGGACATGAAAGACCGGAGGATGCACCACGGGGCCACGGTGATGGGGAACAAGCTCTACGTGACGGGCGGGCGGCGGCTGACCACAGACTGCAGCATCGAGGACTTGGCCTCCTTTGACTGCTACGACCCTGAGACAGACACCTGGACGTCCCAGGGACAGCTTCCTCACAAACTCTTTGACCACGCCTGCCTCACTCTCCAGTGCAtaccccacacccccaccttcCCGTGA